One window of the Pseudofrankia sp. DC12 genome contains the following:
- a CDS encoding DUF3145 domain-containing protein, translated as MSSAHGLSSGSASNLVPGMLSVLACPPALCPHLEFAVSGALSATVSLTWSQQPARPGSLYAGLEWRGSPATAGRLATRLRRLGHVTFEVVEGPSPGCDAERYSYTPELGLHRAGIAANGDVVIGEAALRALLERGEGRDTLSRGLHRLLGTDWDDALEPLRRGSHGAPVTWLRRTG; from the coding sequence ATGTCGTCAGCCCATGGGCTGTCATCCGGCTCGGCGTCGAACCTGGTGCCGGGCATGTTGTCGGTGCTCGCGTGCCCGCCCGCGCTGTGCCCGCACCTGGAGTTCGCGGTGTCCGGCGCGCTCTCGGCGACGGTGTCACTGACCTGGTCGCAGCAGCCGGCCCGGCCCGGCTCGTTGTATGCCGGGCTGGAATGGCGCGGTTCTCCCGCCACGGCCGGACGCCTGGCGACCCGGCTGCGCCGGCTCGGCCACGTCACCTTCGAGGTGGTCGAGGGCCCGTCGCCCGGCTGCGACGCCGAGCGCTACTCGTACACACCCGAACTCGGCCTGCACCGGGCCGGCATCGCGGCCAACGGTGACGTCGTCATCGGCGAGGCAGCCCTGCGGGCACTGCTGGAGCGCGGCGAGGGCCGGGACACTCTCTCTCGCGGCCTGCACCGCCTGCTCGGCACGGACTGGGACGACGCGCTCGAGCCGCTGCGCCGCGGCTCGCACGGCGCGCCGGTCACCTGGCTGCGCCGCACCGGTTGA
- a CDS encoding DUF4193 domain-containing protein has protein sequence MATDYDTPRTADLEDAPEQSLEALKARRADAAADLGDEVDPFETELDLPGADLSGEELNLRVLPRQADEFTCTSCYLVHHRSQLVDERRMICRDCAA, from the coding sequence GTGGCCACCGACTACGACACCCCCCGTACCGCAGATCTCGAGGACGCTCCTGAGCAGAGCCTGGAGGCCCTCAAGGCGCGGCGGGCGGATGCGGCGGCCGACCTCGGTGATGAAGTCGACCCGTTCGAGACCGAGCTCGACCTGCCCGGAGCTGACCTGTCCGGCGAGGAACTGAACCTGCGGGTGTTGCCGCGCCAGGCCGACGAGTTCACCTGCACCAGCTGCTACCTGGTTCACCACCGCAGCCAGCTGGTCGACGAGCGTCGGATGATCTGCCGCGACTGCGCCGCCTGA
- a CDS encoding isochorismatase family protein, whose translation MATAQPVEAGYGPGVALLVIDLQNDFATPGGSLYVRGGEEIVDAVNAQAAVAVGAGSPVFWTQDWHPEVTPHFVTAGGIWPPHCVAGTPGADFHPDARVTGEVIRKGVDGADGYSGFSTRDPRSGLRSSTVLGDRLAAAEVRTVVVIGLAGDYCVKETALDGRRLGLDVVVPLALTRFVNLRPGDDAAAVAELRAAGVLVEPGPPAG comes from the coding sequence ATGGCGACAGCCCAACCGGTGGAGGCCGGCTACGGGCCTGGGGTGGCACTGCTCGTGATCGACCTGCAGAACGACTTCGCGACGCCCGGCGGCAGCCTCTACGTGCGTGGCGGCGAGGAGATCGTCGACGCGGTGAACGCGCAGGCCGCGGTCGCCGTCGGCGCCGGTTCGCCGGTGTTCTGGACGCAGGACTGGCATCCCGAGGTCACGCCGCATTTCGTCACCGCCGGCGGGATCTGGCCGCCGCACTGCGTCGCGGGGACACCCGGGGCCGACTTCCACCCTGACGCCAGGGTGACCGGCGAGGTGATCCGCAAGGGCGTGGACGGAGCCGACGGGTACTCGGGGTTCTCGACCCGGGACCCGCGGTCGGGCCTGCGCAGCTCGACCGTCCTCGGCGACCGGCTGGCGGCGGCGGAGGTCCGCACGGTGGTCGTGATCGGCCTCGCGGGTGACTACTGCGTCAAGGAGACAGCGCTGGACGGCCGGCGCCTCGGCCTTGACGTCGTCGTCCCGCTGGCACTGACCCGGTTCGTGAACCTCCGGCCGGGTGACGATGCCGCCGCGGTGGCCGAGCTGCGCGCCGCCGGCGTCCTGGTCGAGCCGGGCCCGCCGGCGGGCTGA
- a CDS encoding DUF3097 domain-containing protein, translated as MRSRDYGRDVLAPSAKKAPAPVPTVEVEPDLVVEDPVSGFCGAVVGVDADGVTLEDRFGMRRLFPLEEGAFLLEGSRVTLVRPRRGRFAGPTRTASGSVAVPRAPARVARASRIYVEGLHDAALVERVWGDDLRVEGVVVEPLDGVDELPAIVAGFRPGPGRRLGVLVDHLVPGSKESRIAASVTGEHVLVTGHPYIDIWQAVKPAAVGIRAWPEVPRGQPWKEGVCRALGVREPVEMWRRVLASVDSYSDLEVGLLRAVEELIDFVTG; from the coding sequence ATGCGCAGCCGCGACTATGGCCGGGATGTTCTGGCGCCGTCCGCGAAGAAGGCGCCCGCACCGGTTCCCACCGTCGAGGTCGAGCCGGACCTCGTCGTCGAGGACCCGGTGAGCGGCTTCTGCGGCGCCGTCGTCGGCGTCGACGCCGACGGCGTCACGCTGGAGGACCGGTTCGGCATGCGGCGGCTCTTCCCGCTGGAGGAGGGCGCGTTCCTGCTCGAGGGCAGCCGGGTGACGCTGGTCCGGCCGCGCCGGGGCAGGTTCGCCGGCCCGACGCGGACCGCGTCCGGCTCGGTCGCGGTGCCGCGAGCGCCGGCCAGGGTCGCCCGGGCCAGCCGCATCTACGTCGAGGGGCTGCACGACGCGGCCCTCGTCGAGCGGGTCTGGGGTGACGACCTGCGGGTCGAGGGAGTCGTCGTCGAGCCGCTGGACGGCGTCGACGAGCTGCCCGCCATCGTGGCCGGCTTCCGGCCGGGCCCGGGCCGGCGGCTCGGGGTGCTCGTCGACCATCTGGTCCCCGGCTCAAAGGAGAGCCGGATCGCGGCGTCCGTCACGGGCGAGCACGTGCTGGTCACGGGCCACCCGTACATCGACATCTGGCAGGCGGTGAAGCCGGCCGCGGTCGGCATCCGCGCCTGGCCCGAGGTGCCGCGCGGCCAGCCGTGGAAGGAAGGCGTGTGCCGCGCACTCGGAGTGCGGGAGCCCGTCGAGATGTGGCGCCGGGTCCTCGCCAGCGTGGACAGCTACAGCGACCTTGAGGTAGGCCTGCTGCGGGCCGTTGAGGAGCTCATCGACTTTGTTACCGGATGA
- a CDS encoding N-acetylmuramoyl-L-alanine amidase codes for MTSARRRSALAVVRGVPRVVLAAGVAVVLLAATVAWLLVGRASGGAGVTAGAGRATPTPGVAVGSLPPPPPLPLVDARGRVVVLDPGHDGGNGAAPAEINRKVDAGGFLKECDTVGAQTDAGYPEHAFTFDVANRAAQLLRARGVTVVLTRDDDTGIGPCVDARARAGAAAHADVSVSIHADGGPAAGSGFHVIAPDRAPDGVNERILTSSARLATGLRDAYEAATGEQPANYVANQQGIVDRSDLGGLNLSTVPKVFIECANMRNAVDAARVSDPGWRQRAAEGIVAGILRYLAAPAG; via the coding sequence ATGACGTCGGCCCGGCGCAGGTCGGCCCTCGCGGTTGTCCGTGGGGTCCCCCGGGTGGTGCTCGCCGCTGGCGTGGCAGTCGTCCTGCTCGCCGCCACCGTCGCCTGGCTGCTGGTCGGCCGGGCCTCGGGAGGTGCCGGGGTGACGGCCGGCGCCGGCCGGGCCACGCCGACCCCGGGCGTGGCCGTCGGATCGCTGCCACCGCCGCCGCCCTTGCCTTTGGTGGACGCCCGGGGCCGGGTCGTCGTCCTCGACCCCGGCCACGACGGCGGCAACGGCGCGGCGCCGGCCGAGATCAACCGGAAGGTCGACGCCGGCGGCTTCTTGAAGGAGTGCGACACCGTCGGGGCCCAGACGGATGCCGGCTACCCGGAACACGCCTTCACCTTCGACGTCGCGAACCGGGCGGCGCAGCTGCTGCGCGCCAGGGGAGTGACCGTGGTGCTCACCCGCGACGACGACACCGGCATCGGGCCCTGCGTCGACGCCCGGGCCAGGGCGGGCGCGGCCGCCCACGCGGACGTCTCGGTCTCCATCCACGCCGACGGCGGCCCGGCCGCAGGCTCCGGGTTCCACGTCATCGCGCCGGACCGGGCGCCCGACGGTGTGAACGAAAGGATTCTGACTTCCTCGGCGCGGCTCGCGACCGGGCTGCGGGACGCCTACGAGGCGGCGACCGGCGAGCAGCCGGCCAACTACGTCGCCAACCAGCAGGGCATCGTCGACCGGTCCGACCTCGGCGGTCTGAACCTCTCGACTGTGCCGAAGGTCTTCATCGAGTGCGCCAACATGCGAAACGCCGTCGACGCCGCCCGGGTCTCCGACCCCGGCTGGCGCCAGCGCGCGGCCGAGGGCATCGTCGCCGGCATCCTGCGCTACCTCGCGGCCCCGGCCGGCTGA
- a CDS encoding GNAT family protein, whose amino-acid sequence MGRVARLNDLGQPVGEPVDWFGARAPRARDLVGRWVRLGPLSAAEHARHVVDRLGAHPDLWTYQAEDAPADAATAGRAIDAMTGRPDTCAFAIVDRASDAFQGRVALLRSQPSIGSIEVGWILYAPSLQRTRAATEVQYLLMRYAFDELGYRRYEWKCDSLNQPSRAAAARLGFVEEGTWRNALVVKGRNRDTTWFSITDREWPLVRLGFEAWLADENFDESGRQRRTLAELRAACAHRAARVSG is encoded by the coding sequence ATGGGACGTGTGGCTCGACTGAATGATCTGGGGCAGCCGGTCGGAGAGCCGGTCGACTGGTTCGGTGCCCGGGCGCCACGGGCGCGCGACCTTGTCGGCCGTTGGGTCCGGCTGGGCCCGTTGTCCGCCGCGGAACACGCGCGGCACGTGGTGGACCGACTGGGTGCGCACCCTGACCTGTGGACCTACCAGGCTGAGGACGCGCCCGCCGACGCCGCGACCGCGGGGCGCGCGATCGACGCCATGACCGGACGGCCGGACACCTGTGCCTTCGCGATCGTGGACCGGGCCAGCGACGCGTTTCAGGGCCGGGTCGCGCTGTTGCGCAGCCAACCGAGCATCGGTTCCATCGAGGTCGGCTGGATTCTCTACGCGCCGTCCCTGCAGCGAACCCGCGCCGCGACCGAGGTGCAGTACCTGCTCATGAGGTATGCCTTCGACGAGCTGGGCTACCGCCGGTACGAATGGAAGTGCGACAGCCTGAACCAGCCCTCCCGGGCGGCCGCGGCCCGGCTGGGTTTCGTCGAGGAGGGCACCTGGCGTAACGCCCTGGTCGTGAAGGGGCGTAACCGGGACACCACCTGGTTCTCGATCACCGACCGGGAATGGCCTCTGGTCCGGCTGGGGTTCGAGGCCTGGCTGGCTGACGAGAACTTCGACGAGTCGGGCCGCCAGCGCCGGACCCTCGCCGAGCTCCGCGCGGCGTGCGCGCACCGGGCGGCCCGGGTCTCCGGCTGA
- a CDS encoding SsgA family sporulation/cell division regulator, with the protein MTIRHDSITAELALRLVVPGGAPVPVAATVRYEPDDPYAVSIGFRTGADEVVEWTFARQLLSDGVRRPAGDGDVQVWPAAQSGGRIVCLSLSSPSGHALFEMPRSEVLAFLRRTYAAVPLGSESDVIDLDAELALLIWGGPDR; encoded by the coding sequence ATGACTATTCGTCACGATTCGATCACCGCAGAACTCGCCCTCCGGCTCGTCGTACCCGGAGGGGCCCCGGTCCCCGTCGCCGCGACGGTCCGGTACGAGCCCGATGACCCATACGCGGTCAGCATCGGGTTCCGCACCGGAGCGGACGAGGTCGTCGAGTGGACCTTCGCCCGCCAGCTCCTGAGTGACGGTGTGCGCCGCCCGGCGGGCGACGGCGACGTCCAGGTCTGGCCGGCCGCGCAGTCAGGCGGACGGATCGTCTGCCTGTCGCTGTCCAGCCCGTCTGGGCACGCGCTGTTCGAGATGCCGCGTTCCGAGGTACTCGCCTTCCTGCGGCGTACCTACGCGGCGGTCCCGCTCGGAAGCGAGAGCGACGTGATCGACCTCGACGCCGAGCTGGCCCTGCTTATCTGGGGCGGCCCCGACCGGTGA
- a CDS encoding HIT domain-containing protein has translation MRDAFQRLYTPHRMAYIKGEGRTDESACPFCEIPGLSDEDGLVVARGTDVYAVLNLYPYNAGHLMVVPYRHVADYADLTPDEAVEMAFFMQKALRALRLASGAHGFNTGMNLGTIAGAGIAGHVHQHVVPRWGGDTNFMPVVGGTRVLPALLPDTRTLIAEAWQKIASDS, from the coding sequence ATGCGGGACGCGTTCCAGCGGCTGTACACCCCGCACCGGATGGCCTACATCAAGGGCGAGGGCCGCACCGACGAGAGCGCCTGCCCGTTCTGCGAGATCCCGGGCCTGAGCGACGAGGACGGCCTGGTCGTCGCCCGCGGCACCGACGTCTACGCCGTGCTGAACCTTTATCCGTACAACGCCGGTCATCTGATGGTCGTCCCGTACCGGCACGTGGCCGACTACGCCGACCTCACCCCGGACGAGGCCGTCGAGATGGCCTTCTTCATGCAGAAGGCGCTGCGCGCGCTGCGGCTGGCCAGCGGCGCGCACGGCTTCAACACCGGGATGAACCTCGGCACCATCGCCGGCGCGGGGATCGCCGGGCACGTCCACCAGCACGTCGTGCCGCGCTGGGGCGGGGACACGAACTTCATGCCGGTCGTCGGCGGCACCCGGGTCCTGCCCGCACTCCTTCCCGACACCCGCACCCTCATCGCCGAGGCCTGGCAGAAGATCGCAAGCGACAGCTGA
- a CDS encoding elongation factor G-like protein EF-G2, whose translation MPFTAADVRNVVLVGHTGAGKTALAEDLLAVAGAGGAGSAQQGRHGDAEHRSTRGTSLTLSALRHRDMTINLLDTPGYPDFVGELRAGLRAADAALFVVSAVDGVDGATKALWAECAAVDMPRAVVVTRLDHPRADFAAAVTACQEAFGAGVLPVYLPDGSSRPGAGSRLFGLLTGHVVEYAGKDRRDLADRAELDGAAQDARGALIEGIIAESEDETLLDRYLGGEDLDPGTLLDDAETAIARGHFHPVLPFARAAGGAGLPVGSVELLDLMVDAFPSPAEHPLPPLTRCDGSGCPGMAADPDGPLLAEVVRTTTDPYVGRMSLVRVFSGTLRPDATVRVSGHGRAAAGHPDHDVDEKIGALQAPDGTALHAVDACAAGGICVVTKLGTAETGDTISDRDDPRLLAPWMMPEPLLPVAITARTKSDEDKLPTALARLAAEDPTVTVRTDPETAQLLLWCMGEAHADVLIERLASRYGVDVDRQEPRIALRETVRGPAHGLGRLVKQSGGHGQYAICQIEVEPLPSGAGFEFVDEVVGGAVPRAFIPSVQKGLAAQMARGVATGHPMVDIRVRLVDGKAHSVDSSDLAFQVAGGLALRDAAAKAGVALLEPLLDVSVLVPDEHVGAVMGDLSSRRGRVIGMEPLGAGDVGRTVVRAEVPELEMLRYAVELRALTQGTGTFTRHLSRHEPMPEHLAATIIKDRAG comes from the coding sequence ATGCCGTTTACCGCGGCTGATGTCCGCAACGTCGTCCTCGTGGGCCATACCGGCGCGGGCAAGACCGCGCTGGCCGAGGACCTGCTGGCCGTGGCCGGTGCCGGTGGCGCCGGCTCGGCCCAGCAGGGCCGCCACGGGGATGCCGAACACCGATCGACCCGCGGGACCAGCCTGACGTTGTCCGCGCTGCGCCACCGCGACATGACGATCAACCTGCTGGACACGCCGGGCTACCCGGACTTCGTCGGCGAGCTGCGCGCCGGCCTGCGGGCCGCCGACGCCGCCCTGTTCGTCGTGAGCGCGGTCGACGGGGTCGATGGCGCGACGAAGGCACTGTGGGCCGAGTGCGCGGCGGTCGACATGCCCCGCGCGGTCGTCGTGACCCGGCTCGACCACCCGCGGGCCGACTTCGCCGCCGCCGTCACCGCCTGCCAGGAGGCGTTCGGCGCCGGCGTGCTCCCCGTCTACCTGCCGGACGGGTCCTCCCGGCCCGGGGCCGGTAGCCGCCTGTTCGGGCTGCTCACCGGCCACGTCGTCGAGTACGCCGGCAAGGACCGGCGCGACCTGGCCGACCGTGCGGAGCTCGACGGCGCCGCCCAGGACGCCCGAGGCGCCCTCATTGAGGGCATCATCGCCGAGAGCGAGGACGAGACCCTGCTCGACCGCTACCTCGGCGGCGAGGATCTCGACCCGGGAACGCTGCTGGACGACGCCGAGACCGCGATCGCCCGCGGCCATTTCCACCCGGTGCTGCCGTTCGCCCGGGCCGCCGGCGGCGCCGGCCTGCCGGTCGGCTCGGTCGAGCTGCTCGACCTGATGGTCGACGCGTTCCCTTCCCCGGCCGAGCACCCGCTGCCGCCGCTGACCCGGTGCGACGGCTCGGGCTGCCCGGGGATGGCGGCGGACCCGGACGGCCCGCTGCTCGCCGAGGTCGTCCGCACGACGACCGACCCGTACGTCGGCCGGATGTCCCTGGTCCGGGTCTTCTCCGGGACGCTGCGCCCGGACGCGACCGTGCGCGTCAGCGGCCACGGCCGGGCCGCCGCCGGCCATCCCGACCACGACGTCGATGAGAAGATCGGCGCGCTGCAGGCGCCGGACGGCACGGCGCTGCACGCGGTCGACGCCTGCGCCGCGGGCGGGATCTGCGTGGTGACCAAGCTCGGCACGGCCGAGACCGGCGACACCATCTCGGACCGGGACGACCCCCGGCTGCTGGCCCCCTGGATGATGCCGGAGCCGCTGCTGCCGGTCGCGATCACGGCCAGGACGAAGTCCGACGAGGACAAGCTGCCGACGGCGTTGGCACGACTGGCCGCCGAGGACCCGACGGTGACAGTCCGCACGGACCCGGAGACCGCCCAACTGCTGCTGTGGTGCATGGGTGAGGCGCACGCCGACGTCCTGATCGAGCGGCTCGCCAGCCGGTACGGCGTCGACGTGGACCGGCAGGAGCCCCGGATCGCGCTGCGGGAGACGGTGCGCGGCCCGGCTCACGGCCTGGGCCGGCTCGTGAAGCAGTCCGGCGGGCACGGTCAGTACGCCATCTGCCAGATCGAGGTGGAGCCGCTGCCCTCTGGGGCCGGCTTCGAGTTCGTCGACGAGGTCGTCGGCGGCGCGGTTCCACGGGCGTTCATCCCCTCAGTCCAGAAGGGGCTGGCCGCGCAGATGGCCAGGGGCGTGGCCACCGGCCACCCGATGGTGGACATCCGGGTCCGGCTCGTCGACGGGAAGGCGCACAGCGTGGACTCGTCCGACCTGGCCTTCCAGGTGGCCGGCGGGCTCGCGCTGCGCGACGCGGCCGCGAAGGCCGGCGTGGCGCTGCTCGAGCCGCTGCTGGACGTGTCCGTCCTCGTGCCCGACGAGCACGTCGGCGCCGTGATGGGCGACCTGTCCAGCCGGCGTGGCCGGGTCATCGGTATGGAGCCGTTGGGCGCGGGCGACGTGGGACGCACGGTGGTCCGGGCGGAGGTCCCCGAGCTGGAGATGCTCCGGTACGCGGTCGAACTGCGCGCGCTCACCCAGGGCACGGGCACCTTCACCCGCCATCTCAGCCGCCACGAGCCGATGCCCGAACACCTGGCCGCGACCATCATCAAGGATCGGGCCGGCTGA
- the pgsA gene encoding phosphatidylinositol phosphate synthase: MLASKARPQINRLLAPVSRWAARTSLSPDLVTIIGTIGVVGGALAFFTRGQFFVGTVVITVFVFSDLIDGVIARARGISSKWGAFLDSTSDRLGDGAVFGSLVLWYAGDGHSLPLAGATLISLVAAAVTSYVKARAESLGFDCNVGIAERGERLLILLVAAGLYGLGVPYLLPIALWLLAALTVITVCQRIWHVYRQFQSSGGAGAVAAATAPVPAAAEPTVGGVDGPTAMAGPVSAAAAG, translated from the coding sequence ATGCTCGCTAGCAAGGCGCGGCCGCAGATCAACCGGCTGCTGGCGCCGGTAAGCCGCTGGGCCGCGCGGACGTCGCTCTCGCCGGACCTGGTGACGATCATCGGCACCATCGGCGTGGTCGGCGGCGCGCTCGCGTTCTTCACCCGCGGCCAGTTCTTCGTCGGCACCGTCGTGATCACCGTGTTCGTCTTCTCGGACCTGATCGACGGGGTGATCGCGCGGGCGCGCGGCATCTCGTCGAAGTGGGGTGCCTTCCTCGACTCCACCTCCGACCGGCTCGGCGACGGCGCGGTCTTCGGCTCGCTGGTCCTCTGGTACGCGGGCGACGGCCATTCGCTGCCGCTGGCCGGCGCGACGCTGATCAGCCTGGTCGCCGCGGCCGTCACCTCGTACGTCAAGGCGCGCGCCGAGAGCCTCGGCTTCGACTGCAACGTCGGGATCGCCGAGCGGGGCGAGCGGCTGCTGATCCTGCTGGTCGCCGCCGGGCTCTATGGCCTGGGCGTGCCGTACCTGCTGCCGATCGCGCTGTGGCTGCTGGCCGCGCTGACAGTGATCACGGTCTGCCAGCGGATCTGGCATGTCTACCGGCAGTTCCAGAGCTCCGGCGGCGCCGGCGCGGTGGCGGCGGCCACGGCGCCCGTGCCGGCCGCCGCCGAACCGACCGTCGGCGGCGTCGACGGCCCGACCGCCATGGCCGGGCCGGTCAGCGCGGCCGCGGCCGGCTGA
- a CDS encoding phosphatidylinositol mannoside acyltransferase: MSSRTTDLSYALGWRVVRVLPERLAARCFDAAADWATRRGGKGVRRLRANLARVVPEGTDLDALTRAAMRSYARYWLEVFRLQDMPRERYVSDQFFLNDEFHLRDAYAAGKGLILALPHMGSWELAGAWLVATGIPFTTVAERLKPESLFDRFVAFRESLGMEVIPLTGGAEPPSALLAERLLAGGCLCLLADRDLSASGVPVDFFGARARMAAGPAALALRTGAALVPTALWFDGKGWGGQIYPPVEHTDVATMTQEMADAFADSIASHPVDWHMLQRIWPDPPAPAEDRVEVGPTR; the protein is encoded by the coding sequence ATGTCCAGCAGGACCACCGATCTGAGCTATGCCCTCGGCTGGCGGGTCGTGCGCGTGCTGCCCGAGCGGCTGGCCGCCCGCTGCTTTGACGCCGCCGCGGACTGGGCCACCCGCCGCGGCGGCAAGGGCGTCCGGCGGCTGCGGGCGAACCTGGCCAGGGTGGTGCCCGAGGGAACCGACCTCGACGCGCTCACCCGCGCCGCGATGCGGTCCTACGCCCGCTACTGGCTGGAGGTGTTCCGGCTCCAGGACATGCCGCGGGAGCGCTACGTCAGTGACCAGTTCTTCCTCAACGACGAGTTCCACCTGCGTGACGCGTACGCCGCCGGCAAGGGCCTGATCCTCGCGCTGCCGCACATGGGGAGCTGGGAGCTGGCCGGCGCCTGGCTGGTCGCCACCGGAATCCCGTTCACCACCGTCGCGGAGCGGCTGAAGCCCGAGTCGCTGTTCGACCGGTTCGTGGCCTTCCGCGAGTCGCTCGGTATGGAGGTCATCCCGCTGACCGGTGGCGCCGAGCCGCCGTCCGCGCTGCTCGCCGAGCGGCTGCTCGCCGGCGGCTGCCTGTGCCTGCTGGCCGACCGGGACCTGTCGGCCAGCGGCGTGCCGGTGGACTTCTTCGGCGCGCGGGCGCGGATGGCCGCCGGGCCCGCCGCCCTCGCGCTGCGAACCGGGGCCGCTCTGGTGCCGACCGCGCTGTGGTTCGACGGCAAGGGCTGGGGGGGCCAGATCTACCCACCTGTCGAGCACACCGACGTCGCCACGATGACCCAGGAGATGGCGGACGCGTTCGCCGACTCGATCGCGTCGCATCCGGTCGACTGGCATATGCTGCAGCGCATCTGGCCCGACCCGCCGGCACCGGCCGAGGACCGGGTCGAGGTGGGCCCGACCCGGTGA
- a CDS encoding glycosyltransferase family 4 protein, with protein sequence MRIGLACPYTWDVPGGVQVHVRDLAETLIAAGHDVSVITPADDSDTLPGYAVDAGRALPVPYNGSVSRVLMGPVSATRVRRWLRENAFDVLHVHEPTAPSVGLLACMLADGPIVATFHTANPRSKILTAAQGALQPSLEKLRARIAVSEAARRTIVEHLGTSAVLIPNGVRVAAFAGARPMPGYEPPRHTVCFLGRIDEPRKGLDVLLAALPELARRVPDVRLLVAGPGDVAAVRSRLDPALRDRVELVGLVPNEEKARVFASGDVYCAPNTGQESFGIVLLEAMASGIPVMASDLDAFRRVLDDGRAGRLFGVGEPAQLADGLAELLLDAAARATIAARGRAVVAGYDWPVIAESIVDLYRMVSEGAGPVSLVSSPPDV encoded by the coding sequence GTGAGGATCGGCCTCGCCTGCCCCTACACCTGGGATGTCCCAGGTGGCGTGCAGGTCCACGTCCGCGACCTGGCCGAGACGTTGATCGCGGCCGGTCACGACGTCTCGGTCATAACCCCGGCCGATGACTCCGACACGCTGCCTGGCTACGCCGTCGACGCTGGCCGGGCGCTGCCAGTGCCGTACAACGGCTCGGTCTCCAGGGTGCTGATGGGCCCGGTCTCCGCGACCCGGGTGCGCCGCTGGCTGCGCGAGAACGCGTTCGACGTGCTGCACGTGCACGAGCCCACCGCGCCGAGTGTCGGGCTGCTCGCCTGCATGCTCGCCGACGGCCCGATCGTCGCGACCTTCCACACGGCCAACCCTCGGTCGAAGATCCTCACGGCGGCCCAGGGCGCGCTGCAGCCGTCGCTGGAGAAGCTGCGGGCCCGGATCGCGGTCTCCGAGGCCGCCCGGCGCACCATCGTCGAGCATCTGGGCACTTCGGCGGTGCTGATCCCGAACGGGGTGCGGGTCGCCGCCTTCGCCGGGGCCAGGCCGATGCCTGGCTACGAGCCGCCCCGGCACACGGTCTGCTTCCTGGGGCGGATCGACGAGCCCCGTAAGGGCCTGGACGTGCTGCTCGCGGCGCTGCCGGAGCTGGCCCGCCGGGTCCCCGACGTCCGGCTGCTGGTCGCCGGGCCCGGCGACGTCGCGGCGGTCCGCTCCCGGCTGGACCCGGCGCTGCGGGACCGGGTCGAGCTGGTCGGCCTGGTGCCGAACGAGGAGAAGGCCAGGGTCTTCGCCTCCGGCGACGTCTACTGTGCGCCGAACACCGGCCAGGAGAGTTTCGGCATCGTGCTGCTGGAGGCGATGGCCTCTGGTATCCCGGTGATGGCCAGCGACCTCGACGCGTTCCGCCGGGTGCTCGACGACGGCCGGGCCGGCCGGCTGTTCGGCGTCGGCGAGCCGGCCCAGCTCGCCGACGGCCTAGCCGAGCTGCTGCTTGACGCCGCCGCCCGGGCCACGATCGCCGCGCGCGGCCGGGCCGTCGTCGCCGGCTACGACTGGCCGGTGATCGCCGAGTCGATCGTCGACCTCTACCGGATGGTCAGCGAGGGCGCCGGCCCTGTGTCCCTCGTCTCCTCCCCTCCCGACGTTTGA